One genomic region from Microcella humidisoli encodes:
- a CDS encoding MraY family glycosyltransferase, whose product MTFYLLVALIAGLVSFGASWGVLRLSHRFKLYPGIRERDVHTTPTPRLGGIAIVIGIVVALAIASQISWFDLVYADPFPIIAIIASALIMLGLGVVDDLYDLDWMTKLAGQLLIAGFLAWSSLQLTSLPVGPDGGITVLSPTLSLVVTVLAVVLVMNAVNFIDGLDGLVAGVTIIAGTVFFIYSYLLSIDTAQTAFNLASLVMAVLLGATAGFLPFNWHPAKIFMGDGGALVVGMLMAVSTISVTGQIDPGIDRSQLVPAFIPLLLPFAVLIVPLLDFGLAVLRRLRAGKSPFSADRKHLHHRLLDMGHSHFHAVLIFYAWTAVVAFGALLFLFWTWWWALTAMVVGLVACTLVTLAPLSRRKRIEAVAQSAPESEEALARFDPLDAAAPDALDDESLDAEAVATGLIDPPTAPADPALRPEESR is encoded by the coding sequence GTGACCTTCTACCTGCTCGTGGCCCTCATCGCGGGCCTCGTGAGCTTCGGCGCCTCCTGGGGGGTGCTGCGGCTGAGCCATCGCTTCAAGCTGTACCCGGGCATCCGGGAGCGCGATGTGCACACGACGCCGACGCCGCGCCTCGGCGGCATCGCGATCGTCATCGGCATCGTCGTGGCCCTCGCGATCGCCTCGCAGATCAGCTGGTTCGACCTCGTCTACGCCGACCCGTTCCCGATCATCGCGATCATCGCCTCGGCGCTCATCATGCTCGGCCTCGGCGTCGTCGACGACCTCTACGACCTCGACTGGATGACGAAGCTCGCCGGCCAGCTGCTCATCGCCGGATTCCTCGCCTGGTCGAGCCTGCAGCTGACCTCGCTGCCAGTCGGCCCCGACGGCGGCATCACGGTGCTGTCGCCGACGCTGTCGCTCGTGGTGACCGTGCTCGCGGTCGTGCTCGTGATGAACGCCGTCAACTTCATCGACGGACTCGACGGCCTCGTTGCGGGCGTCACGATCATCGCGGGCACGGTCTTCTTCATCTACAGCTACCTGCTCTCGATCGACACGGCGCAGACCGCGTTCAACCTCGCCTCGCTCGTCATGGCCGTGCTGCTCGGGGCCACCGCGGGCTTCCTTCCCTTCAACTGGCACCCGGCGAAGATCTTCATGGGCGACGGGGGAGCCCTCGTCGTCGGCATGCTCATGGCCGTCTCGACGATCTCGGTCACGGGGCAGATCGACCCGGGCATCGACCGCAGCCAGCTCGTGCCCGCCTTCATCCCGCTGCTGCTGCCCTTCGCCGTGCTCATCGTGCCGCTGCTCGACTTCGGCCTCGCGGTGCTGCGCCGCCTGCGCGCGGGCAAGTCGCCGTTCAGCGCCGACCGCAAGCACCTGCACCACCGCCTGCTCGACATGGGGCACTCGCACTTCCACGCCGTGCTGATCTTCTACGCGTGGACGGCCGTCGTCGCCTTCGGCGCCCTCCTGTTCCTGTTCTGGACGTGGTGGTGGGCGCTCACCGCCATGGTGGTCGGCCTCGTGGCCTGCACCCTCGTCACCCTCGCCCCGCTGAGTCGCCGCAAGCGCATCGAGGCGGTCGCGCAGTCGGCGCCCGAGAGCGAGGAGGCGCTCGCACGCTTCGATCCGCTGGATGCCGCCGCGCCCGATGCGCTCGATGACGAGTCGCTCGACGCCGAGGCCGTCGCCACGGGCCTCATCGACCCTCCGACCGCCCCTGCCGACCCTGCTCTCCGACCCGAGGAGTCCCGTTGA
- a CDS encoding L-threonylcarbamoyladenylate synthase — MTTVYDCSVESELLEGLRAARGAIGRGELVVIPTDTVYGLAADAFRPAAVQRLLDAKERGRDAPPPVLIPGIPTLTALAENVPEVVEKLVKQFWPGGLTVIVEARESLAWDLGETRGTVALRMPDNRHALHLLADTGPLAVSSANISGMPAATTAQEALAMLGDRVSVYLDGGAVGAVLPAGADPGSTIVDATSLHLPEGKLRIVRHGVIPDDEIIRVVGAELVS; from the coding sequence ATGACCACCGTGTACGACTGCTCTGTCGAGAGCGAGCTGCTCGAGGGTCTGCGGGCGGCGCGCGGCGCCATCGGCCGTGGTGAGCTGGTCGTCATCCCGACCGACACCGTCTACGGGCTCGCGGCCGACGCATTCCGCCCCGCAGCGGTGCAGCGCCTGCTCGATGCCAAAGAGCGCGGGCGCGATGCCCCCCCGCCCGTGCTGATTCCGGGTATTCCCACCCTCACCGCGCTCGCCGAGAACGTGCCCGAGGTGGTCGAGAAGCTCGTGAAGCAGTTCTGGCCCGGTGGCCTCACCGTCATCGTCGAGGCGCGCGAGTCGCTCGCCTGGGACCTCGGCGAGACGCGCGGCACCGTCGCCCTGCGCATGCCCGATAACCGGCACGCCCTGCACCTGCTCGCCGACACCGGCCCGCTCGCCGTGTCGAGCGCCAACATCAGCGGAATGCCCGCCGCGACGACCGCACAGGAGGCGCTCGCCATGCTCGGCGACCGCGTCAGCGTGTACCTCGACGGCGGTGCGGTCGGGGCCGTGCTGCCCGCCGGCGCCGACCCGGGCTCGACGATCGTCGACGCCACGAGCCTGCACCTGCCCGAGGGCAAGCTGCGCATCGTGCGCCACGGCGTGATCCCCGACGACGAGATCATCCGCGTCGTCGGCGCCGAGCTGGTGTCGTGA
- the atpB gene encoding F0F1 ATP synthase subunit A — protein MLETPLSAAALIPALAFATAPATDAPEFKGPSILDFFPPAIFFEGNEFFEMNRIMLLRLVIVALIFILFWLGTRKMQLVPGRFQGTIEMGLEFVRKSIVEDLLGQKDGKRFLPLITTIFFLVLFMNLTGIVPGINISANSVIGMPLVLAVAAYIAFIWAGLRKHPWAFLRNALFPPGVPPFLYIIVTPIEFVSMFVLRPVTLTLRLLMNMIVGHLLLVLFFSATAFFMVELGGWWIAASAVTLAFGTAFTFFEILVSVLQAYVFALLTTVYIQLALADEH, from the coding sequence ATGCTGGAGACTCCCCTGAGCGCTGCCGCCCTGATCCCCGCCCTCGCTTTCGCGACCGCTCCCGCGACGGATGCTCCGGAGTTCAAGGGGCCGTCGATCCTCGACTTCTTCCCGCCGGCCATCTTCTTCGAGGGCAACGAGTTCTTCGAGATGAATCGCATCATGCTGCTGCGGCTCGTCATCGTCGCCCTCATCTTCATCCTGTTCTGGCTCGGTACCCGCAAGATGCAGCTCGTCCCGGGCCGCTTCCAGGGCACGATCGAGATGGGCCTCGAGTTCGTGCGCAAGAGCATCGTCGAAGACCTGCTCGGGCAGAAAGACGGCAAGCGGTTCCTGCCGCTCATCACGACGATCTTCTTCCTCGTGCTGTTCATGAACCTCACGGGCATCGTGCCCGGCATCAACATCTCGGCGAACTCCGTCATCGGCATGCCCCTCGTGCTCGCCGTCGCGGCGTACATCGCGTTCATCTGGGCCGGGCTGCGCAAGCACCCGTGGGCGTTCCTGCGCAACGCGCTCTTCCCGCCCGGCGTTCCGCCGTTCCTCTACATCATCGTCACGCCGATCGAGTTCGTGTCGATGTTCGTGCTGCGGCCCGTCACGCTCACGCTCCGACTGCTCATGAACATGATCGTCGGCCACCTGCTGCTCGTGCTCTTCTTCTCGGCCACGGCCTTCTTCATGGTCGAGCTGGGCGGCTGGTGGATCGCGGCGAGTGCGGTGACGCTCGCGTTCGGCACGGCCTTCACGTTCTTCGAGATCCTCGTCTCGGTGCTGCAGGCCTACGTCTTCGCCCTCCTGACCACTGTCTACATCCAGCTCGCGCTGGCAGACGAGCACTAG
- the atpA gene encoding F0F1 ATP synthase subunit alpha codes for MAELTISPDEIRDALKNFAKSYAPGTAVATEVGHVIDAADGIAHVEGLPGVMANELIRFSDGTLGLAQNLDENEIGVVVLGEFTGIVEGMEVTRTGEVLSVPVGDAYLGRVVDPLGAPIDGLGEIASEGRRALELQAPGVMQRKSVHEPLQTGIKAIDAMIPVGRGQRQLIIGDRQTGKTAIAIDTIINQKANWESGDANKQVRCIYVAIGQKGSTIAAVKGALEEAGAMEYTTIVAAPASDPAGFKYLAPYTGSAIGQHWMYGGKHVLIIFDDLSKQAEAYRAVSLLLRRPPGREAYPGDVFYLHSRLLERCAKLSDELGAGSMTGLPIIETKANDVSAYIPTNVISITDGQIFLQSDLFNANQRPAVDVGISVSRVGGDAQVKSIKKVSGTLKLELAQYRSLQAFAMFASDLDAASRRQLSRGARLTELLKQPQYSPYPVEEQVVSIWAGTKGKLDTVDVDDVLRFEAELLDHLRRNTSILTTLRETNVLDDATEAELEKAVDAFVVAFQGGEEGGVHAGSEQFDAVEAEDINQEKIVRRKK; via the coding sequence ATGGCAGAACTCACGATCAGCCCGGACGAGATCCGCGACGCGCTGAAGAACTTCGCGAAGTCCTACGCCCCGGGCACGGCCGTCGCCACCGAGGTCGGTCACGTCATCGATGCCGCTGACGGCATCGCGCACGTCGAGGGCCTTCCGGGCGTCATGGCCAACGAGCTCATCCGTTTCTCCGACGGCACCCTGGGCCTGGCTCAGAACCTCGACGAGAACGAGATCGGCGTCGTCGTGCTCGGCGAGTTCACCGGCATCGTCGAGGGCATGGAGGTCACCCGCACGGGCGAGGTGCTCTCGGTGCCCGTGGGCGACGCCTACCTCGGCCGCGTCGTCGACCCGCTCGGCGCCCCCATCGATGGCCTCGGCGAGATCGCGAGCGAGGGCCGCCGCGCCCTCGAGCTGCAGGCGCCCGGCGTGATGCAGCGCAAGAGCGTGCACGAGCCCCTGCAGACCGGCATCAAGGCCATCGACGCCATGATCCCCGTCGGCCGCGGCCAGCGTCAGCTCATCATCGGCGACCGCCAGACCGGCAAGACGGCCATCGCGATCGACACGATCATCAACCAGAAGGCCAACTGGGAGTCGGGCGACGCCAACAAGCAGGTGCGCTGCATCTACGTCGCCATCGGCCAGAAGGGCTCGACGATCGCGGCCGTGAAGGGCGCGCTCGAAGAGGCCGGCGCGATGGAGTACACGACGATCGTTGCGGCTCCCGCCTCCGACCCCGCAGGCTTCAAGTACCTCGCCCCCTACACGGGCTCGGCCATCGGCCAGCACTGGATGTACGGCGGCAAGCACGTGCTCATCATCTTCGACGACCTGTCGAAGCAGGCCGAGGCCTACCGTGCCGTCTCGCTGCTGCTGCGCCGCCCGCCGGGGCGCGAGGCCTACCCGGGCGACGTCTTCTACTTGCACTCCCGTCTGCTCGAGCGTTGCGCCAAGCTCTCGGACGAGCTCGGCGCCGGCTCGATGACGGGTCTGCCGATCATCGAGACGAAGGCCAACGACGTCTCGGCGTACATCCCGACCAACGTGATCTCGATCACCGACGGCCAGATCTTCCTGCAGTCCGACCTGTTCAACGCCAACCAGCGTCCCGCGGTCGACGTCGGCATCTCGGTCTCGCGTGTCGGTGGCGACGCCCAGGTCAAGAGCATCAAGAAGGTCTCCGGCACCTTGAAGCTCGAGCTCGCGCAGTACCGCTCGCTGCAGGCGTTCGCGATGTTCGCGAGCGACCTCGACGCGGCCAGCCGCCGTCAGCTCTCGCGGGGTGCCCGCCTCACCGAGCTGCTCAAGCAGCCGCAGTACTCGCCCTACCCCGTCGAGGAGCAGGTCGTCTCGATCTGGGCCGGCACCAAGGGCAAGCTCGACACGGTCGACGTCGACGACGTGCTGCGCTTCGAGGCCGAGCTGCTCGACCACTTGCGCCGCAACACCTCGATCCTCACGACGCTGCGCGAGACGAACGTGCTCGACGACGCGACCGAGGCCGAGCTCGAGAAGGCTGTCGACGCCTTCGTCGTCGCCTTCCAGGGCGGCGAAGAGGGCGGCGTGCACGCCGGCAGCGAGCAGTTCGACGCCGTTGAGGCGGAAGACATCAACCAGGAGAAGATCGTCCGCCGCAAGAAGTAG
- a CDS encoding N(5)-(carboxyethyl)ornithine synthase — translation MLHLGVIATSRKPDEHRLPIHPGHLERIDADLRAAMTLERGYGARFGIADAELEPLVGPLVDRAEVIARSDVVLLPKPQAADLADLREGQTLWGWPHCVQDRAITQLAIDKHLTLIAWEAMNHWRSDGSFGLHVFHKNNELAGYCSVIHALQLCGSTGDYGRRLTAVVIGFGATARGAVTALNAHGIHDVRVLTNRDIAAVSAPIPSVDIVQFEHDDDPAVGSTVNTDEGPVALAVYLAENDIVVNCTLQDPNDPLTYLMLDDLDAFRPGSLIVDVSIDEGMGFSWARATSFAEPMITVGDSTNYYAVDHSPSLLWNSTTWEISEALLPFLRTVMEGPASWAASDTIRRAIEIEDGRVRNEAILTFQGRSAEYPYPANSGL, via the coding sequence ATGCTGCACCTCGGCGTCATCGCGACCTCGCGCAAGCCCGACGAGCACCGGCTGCCGATCCACCCCGGGCACCTCGAGCGCATCGACGCCGACCTGCGTGCGGCCATGACCCTCGAGCGCGGCTACGGCGCGCGGTTCGGCATCGCGGATGCGGAGCTCGAGCCCCTCGTCGGCCCCCTCGTCGACCGCGCCGAGGTCATCGCCCGGTCCGACGTCGTGCTGCTGCCGAAGCCGCAAGCCGCCGACCTCGCGGACCTTCGCGAGGGCCAGACGCTGTGGGGCTGGCCGCACTGCGTGCAAGACCGTGCCATCACGCAGCTCGCGATCGACAAGCACCTCACCCTCATCGCGTGGGAGGCGATGAACCACTGGCGCTCCGACGGCAGCTTCGGGTTGCACGTCTTCCACAAGAACAATGAGCTGGCGGGCTACTGCTCGGTCATCCACGCGCTGCAGCTGTGCGGCTCGACGGGCGACTACGGCCGACGACTGACGGCGGTCGTGATCGGATTCGGGGCGACCGCGCGCGGCGCGGTGACGGCGCTCAATGCGCACGGCATCCACGATGTGCGCGTGCTCACGAACCGCGACATCGCTGCTGTCAGCGCACCCATCCCCTCCGTCGACATCGTGCAGTTCGAGCACGACGACGACCCCGCGGTCGGCAGCACGGTCAACACCGACGAGGGGCCGGTGGCGCTCGCGGTGTATCTCGCCGAGAACGACATCGTCGTCAACTGCACGCTGCAGGACCCGAACGACCCCCTGACCTACCTGATGCTTGACGACCTCGACGCGTTCCGGCCCGGCAGCCTCATCGTCGACGTGTCGATCGACGAAGGCATGGGCTTCAGCTGGGCGCGCGCCACCTCGTTCGCCGAGCCGATGATCACGGTCGGCGACTCGACCAACTACTACGCCGTCGACCACAGCCCCTCGCTGCTCTGGAACTCGACGACGTGGGAGATCAGCGAAGCGCTCCTGCCCTTCCTCCGCACGGTCATGGAGGGGCCGGCGTCGTGGGCGGCGTCGGACACCATTCGGCGCGCGATCGAGATCGAGGATGGCCGCGTGCGCAACGAGGCGATCCTGACGTTCCAGGGGCGGTCGGCCGAGTACCCGTACCCGGCCAACTCAGGCTTGTAG
- a CDS encoding F0F1 ATP synthase subunit delta has protein sequence MGSATRSSLQTARSALAAAKGVDLATGEQLLAAARTIGGSTQLLSALANPSGDAAGTKALVAAVFGEIGPTARGLVDVVVSSRWSSGDDVLAGLEELGIRAIATTATTPGAIEAELFEFGRAVTSDAELELAIGSKRDSAAGKLSLVQSLLGGSASAQTLAIAGHLVQQPRGRRIGELVRGAAAIVADTAGKGVATVTVARPLSAAQISAVTASIARRYGRDHVVNQVVDASLVGGVRVQVGDEVIDGSIASRLADVKLQLAG, from the coding sequence ATGGGGTCCGCGACGCGCAGTTCCCTCCAGACGGCCCGCTCCGCGCTGGCCGCCGCGAAGGGCGTTGATCTGGCGACGGGCGAGCAGCTGCTCGCCGCCGCGCGCACGATCGGCGGCTCGACGCAGCTCCTCAGCGCGCTCGCGAACCCCTCGGGCGACGCCGCCGGCACGAAGGCGCTCGTCGCCGCGGTGTTCGGCGAGATCGGCCCGACCGCTCGTGGTCTCGTCGACGTCGTCGTGAGCAGCCGCTGGTCGAGCGGAGACGACGTGCTCGCCGGTCTCGAAGAGCTGGGCATCCGGGCCATCGCGACCACCGCGACGACGCCCGGTGCGATTGAGGCCGAGCTCTTCGAGTTCGGCCGGGCCGTGACCTCGGATGCGGAGCTCGAGCTCGCGATCGGCAGCAAGCGCGACTCCGCGGCCGGCAAGCTCAGCCTCGTGCAGAGCCTGCTCGGCGGCAGCGCCTCGGCTCAGACCCTCGCGATCGCGGGGCACCTCGTGCAGCAGCCGCGCGGCCGCCGGATCGGCGAGCTCGTCCGCGGTGCTGCGGCCATCGTCGCCGACACCGCCGGCAAGGGCGTCGCGACCGTCACGGTCGCCCGTCCGCTCTCGGCGGCGCAGATCTCGGCGGTGACGGCGAGCATCGCGCGCCGTTACGGCCGCGACCACGTGGTCAACCAGGTCGTCGACGCCTCCCTCGTGGGCGGCGTGCGCGTGCAGGTCGGCGATGAGGTCATCGACGGCAGCATCGCCTCGCGACTGGCCGATGTGAAGCTTCAGCTGGCCGGTTAG
- a CDS encoding ribonuclease HepT family protein translates to MTDDQNQPRFSPRPRAETDRRARTDAQNIQEELRRILQRCSLVSESGRETFAEGAAHYDVASMVVIRLAALLERPEFAPRAEKLTTDEITAIKATRNIAAHAGYVGMNDDLFWAAVTIRIPEIVRRLVIDVSPDSEGEEPWTSSIR, encoded by the coding sequence GTGACCGACGACCAGAACCAGCCCCGCTTTTCGCCGCGCCCTCGTGCTGAGACCGATCGTCGGGCCCGCACTGACGCGCAGAACATCCAGGAGGAACTGCGCCGCATCTTGCAGCGGTGCTCGCTCGTGAGCGAGTCTGGCCGCGAGACGTTCGCCGAGGGAGCAGCACACTACGACGTCGCGAGCATGGTCGTCATTCGGCTCGCGGCCCTGCTCGAGCGCCCCGAGTTCGCCCCGCGCGCCGAGAAGCTGACTACCGACGAGATCACCGCGATCAAGGCGACGCGCAACATCGCCGCGCACGCCGGCTACGTCGGCATGAACGACGACCTGTTCTGGGCCGCCGTGACGATCCGCATCCCCGAGATCGTGCGCCGGCTCGTCATCGACGTATCTCCCGACTCGGAGGGTGAGGAGCCTTGGACCAGCTCAATCCGGTAG
- the atpE gene encoding ATP synthase F0 subunit C produces MDANTVLAEINGNIATVGYGLSAIGAGIGVGIVVGKTIESVARQPELQGRLTVLMYIGIAFTEALAFIGIATYFIFTN; encoded by the coding sequence GTGGACGCAAACACGGTTCTCGCTGAGATCAACGGCAACATCGCGACCGTCGGCTACGGCCTCTCGGCCATCGGTGCCGGTATCGGCGTCGGCATCGTCGTCGGCAAGACGATCGAGTCGGTCGCCCGTCAGCCCGAGCTGCAGGGCCGCCTGACGGTGCTCATGTACATCGGTATCGCCTTCACCGAGGCGCTCGCGTTCATCGGCATCGCGACGTACTTCATCTTCACGAACTAG
- a CDS encoding helix-turn-helix domain-containing protein, translating to MGRFSTSQPGELIRRARLDAGLTQSELARRAGVSQPSLAQMEAGTRAASDEMLERVLRAADYRPSLPLADCAEQITALAAQRGIERVRVFGSTVRGEDHFDSDIDLIVSPGPRVDLFDLAVFAEEVRALTGFPVDVVADTADSPQSAEAALEAVAL from the coding sequence ATGGGCCGTTTCAGCACATCGCAGCCCGGCGAGCTCATCCGCCGGGCTCGGCTCGACGCGGGGCTCACGCAGAGTGAGCTCGCGCGCCGAGCCGGTGTGAGCCAGCCGAGCCTGGCGCAGATGGAGGCCGGCACCCGTGCCGCGTCGGACGAGATGCTCGAGCGGGTGTTGCGCGCGGCCGACTACCGGCCGTCGCTCCCGCTCGCCGATTGTGCTGAGCAGATCACCGCCCTCGCGGCCCAGCGGGGAATCGAGCGCGTGCGGGTCTTCGGCTCGACAGTGCGTGGTGAGGACCACTTCGACAGCGACATCGACCTGATCGTGTCGCCGGGACCGCGGGTCGACCTCTTCGACCTCGCCGTGTTCGCAGAAGAAGTGCGCGCCCTCACAGGATTCCCGGTCGACGTCGTTGCTGACACTGCGGACTCGCCACAGTCCGCGGAGGCGGCGCTCGAGGCAGTCGCATTGTGA
- a CDS encoding F0F1 ATP synthase subunit B, whose product MLAELIIAAEETPNPLLPAWYDIVYSLIPFILVLLLFWRVVLPRMQKTLDERAALIEGGIEKAESAQAEAKAALEQYNALLAEGRAEAAKIREQARAEGNAILAELKEAAQVEAARVTATAQQQIEAERQAALVSLRAEVGSLALDLASGVIGESLADDKRATALVDRFLADLENDTATSKKAAK is encoded by the coding sequence ATGCTCGCAGAGCTCATCATCGCGGCGGAAGAGACGCCGAACCCGCTGCTTCCGGCGTGGTACGACATCGTCTACTCGCTGATCCCCTTCATCCTCGTCCTGCTGCTCTTCTGGCGCGTGGTGCTGCCGCGCATGCAGAAGACGCTCGACGAGCGCGCAGCCCTTATCGAGGGCGGCATCGAGAAGGCGGAGTCGGCGCAGGCCGAGGCCAAGGCCGCCCTCGAGCAGTACAACGCGCTGCTCGCCGAGGGTCGCGCCGAGGCGGCGAAGATCCGCGAGCAGGCGCGTGCCGAGGGCAACGCCATCCTCGCCGAGCTCAAGGAGGCCGCGCAGGTCGAGGCCGCTCGCGTCACCGCGACGGCTCAGCAGCAGATCGAGGCTGAGCGCCAGGCGGCGCTCGTGTCGCTGCGCGCCGAGGTCGGTTCGCTCGCTCTCGACCTCGCGAGCGGCGTGATCGGCGAGAGCCTCGCCGACGACAAGCGCGCAACCGCGCTCGTCGACCGCTTCCTCGCCGACCTCGAGAACGACACCGCCACGTCGAAGAAGGCGGCCAAGTAG
- a CDS encoding F0F1 ATP synthase subunit gamma, translating to MGAQLRVYRQKIRSAQTTKKITRAMELISASRIQKAQARMAASGPYARAVTRAVSAVATYSNVDHVLTTERENPTRAAVVVFTSDRGLAGAFSSQAIREANELRTRLEDEGREVVTYLIGRKAVSYYAFRRRAVEKQWTGNTDQPEFATAKEIADTLVEAFVRGGTDGGVDEIHIVYNRFVSLVTQTPEIVRVLPLEVVDGVDEPGSTDVLPLYEFEPEVDKVLDALLPVYIESRIFNAMLQSAASEHAARQKAMKSASDNADKLITDYTRLANNARQAEITQQISEIVGGADALGSK from the coding sequence ATGGGAGCGCAACTTCGGGTCTACCGGCAGAAGATCCGTTCTGCCCAGACGACCAAGAAGATCACGCGCGCGATGGAGCTCATCTCCGCCTCGCGGATCCAGAAGGCGCAGGCGCGGATGGCGGCATCCGGCCCGTACGCGCGCGCCGTCACGCGCGCCGTCTCGGCCGTGGCCACCTACTCGAACGTCGACCACGTGCTGACGACGGAGCGCGAGAACCCGACGCGCGCCGCCGTGGTGGTCTTCACCTCCGACCGCGGTCTCGCCGGCGCGTTCAGCTCGCAGGCGATCCGCGAAGCGAACGAGTTGCGCACCCGGTTGGAGGACGAGGGCCGCGAGGTCGTCACCTACCTCATCGGTCGCAAGGCGGTCTCGTACTACGCCTTCCGCCGCCGCGCGGTCGAGAAGCAGTGGACGGGCAACACCGACCAGCCTGAGTTCGCCACCGCCAAGGAGATCGCCGACACGCTCGTCGAGGCTTTCGTGCGCGGCGGCACCGACGGCGGCGTCGACGAGATCCACATCGTCTACAACCGCTTCGTGAGCCTCGTGACGCAGACCCCCGAGATCGTGCGCGTGCTGCCGCTCGAGGTCGTCGATGGCGTCGACGAGCCCGGATCGACCGACGTGCTGCCGCTCTACGAGTTCGAGCCCGAGGTCGACAAGGTGCTCGACGCGCTGCTGCCGGTCTACATCGAGAGCCGCATCTTCAACGCCATGCTGCAGTCGGCCGCCTCTGAGCACGCCGCCCGTCAGAAGGCGATGAAGTCGGCGAGCGACAATGCCGACAAGCTCATCACCGACTACACCCGACTGGCGAACAACGCTCGCCAGGCGGAGATCACCCAGCAGATTTCCGAGATCGTCGGCGGCGCCGACGCACTCGGCTCGAAGTAG
- a CDS encoding HAD family hydrolase: MMRSSYWGRLSSVTLLFVFDMDDVLYDYDWRARMQSLTAVTGHDLHELRRRWWISGMEWKAEAGDPSDPDEYLAMVTETIGAPISRDEWVRIRAEATHARPAALEAVRRAAELGQVALLTNNGILIHHHLHEVAPELVGIMGREHMHASAAFGARKPDPLVYERIIAHYGASAADTFFTDDRTENIEGAESIGITAHLYVDEASLRAAIEAFAAEARAA, translated from the coding sequence ATGATGCGTTCATCGTACTGGGGCAGACTGAGCAGCGTGACCCTGCTCTTCGTGTTCGACATGGATGATGTTCTCTACGACTACGACTGGCGCGCGCGCATGCAGTCGCTCACCGCGGTCACCGGCCACGACCTGCACGAGCTGCGCCGCCGGTGGTGGATCAGCGGCATGGAGTGGAAGGCCGAGGCCGGCGACCCGAGCGACCCGGACGAGTATCTGGCGATGGTCACCGAGACCATCGGCGCGCCGATTTCGCGCGACGAGTGGGTGCGCATCCGCGCCGAGGCGACGCACGCGCGGCCCGCCGCCCTCGAGGCCGTGCGCCGCGCCGCCGAGCTGGGACAGGTCGCGCTGCTGACCAACAACGGCATCCTCATCCACCACCACCTGCACGAGGTGGCGCCCGAGCTCGTGGGCATCATGGGGCGCGAGCACATGCACGCCTCGGCCGCGTTCGGGGCGCGCAAGCCCGATCCGCTCGTCTACGAGCGCATCATCGCCCACTACGGCGCCTCGGCCGCCGACACCTTCTTCACGGATGACCGCACCGAGAACATCGAGGGCGCGGAGTCGATCGGCATCACCGCGCACCTCTACGTCGACGAAGCGTCGCTGCGTGCGGCGATCGAGGCGTTCGCAGCCGAGGCGCGGGCGGCCTGA
- the prmC gene encoding peptide chain release factor N(5)-glutamine methyltransferase produces the protein MPDLATLRAHAVSVLGEAGVPTPEADADLLIGHVLGMSRGQVQAKALIGAPVDAEQVMTITEYIERRATREPVQHITGVAPFRTLELAVGPGVFVPRPETELVVQFAIDALAAVPSASPLAVDLGSGSGAIALAMAVEVPHAQVVAVENSAPAFVWTTRNVRRYGDDRVRLVFADLADAVPELDGTVDVVASNPPYIPVGAVPRDPEVRLFDPEHALYSGADGLDAVRALVVTAHRLLRPGGTLVIEHGELQAAAIATIVRAGGFTAVASHRDLLGRDRATTAHR, from the coding sequence ATGCCCGACCTGGCGACGTTGCGCGCGCACGCCGTCAGCGTGCTGGGTGAGGCCGGCGTGCCGACGCCCGAGGCTGACGCCGACCTGCTCATCGGCCACGTGCTCGGCATGAGCCGCGGGCAGGTGCAGGCCAAGGCCCTCATCGGCGCGCCCGTCGATGCCGAGCAGGTCATGACGATCACCGAGTACATCGAGCGCCGCGCGACGCGCGAGCCCGTGCAGCACATCACGGGGGTCGCGCCGTTCCGCACGCTCGAGCTCGCGGTCGGCCCCGGAGTGTTCGTGCCCCGGCCCGAGACCGAGCTCGTCGTGCAGTTCGCGATCGACGCCCTCGCGGCCGTGCCGAGCGCGAGCCCGCTCGCGGTCGATCTCGGCAGTGGCAGCGGAGCGATCGCCCTCGCGATGGCTGTCGAGGTGCCCCACGCGCAGGTCGTCGCGGTCGAGAACTCGGCCCCCGCGTTCGTCTGGACGACTCGCAACGTGCGCCGCTACGGCGACGATCGCGTGCGGCTCGTCTTCGCCGATCTCGCGGATGCGGTGCCCGAGCTCGACGGAACCGTCGACGTCGTCGCCTCCAACCCGCCCTACATCCCCGTGGGCGCGGTTCCCCGCGACCCCGAGGTGCGCCTCTTCGACCCGGAGCACGCTCTCTACTCGGGTGCCGACGGGCTGGACGCCGTGCGCGCGCTCGTCGTCACCGCGCACCGCCTGCTGCGACCCGGCGGCACTCTCGTGATCGAGCACGGCGAGCTGCAGGCCGCGGCCATCGCGACCATCGTGCGCGCGGGGGGCTTCACCGCGGTCGCCTCACATCGCGACCTGCTCGGCCGCGACCGCGCGACCACCGCGCACCGCTGA